CGCCGACAATGCCTTGACGTTCGCGGGTGCTGTGTCGCTGGGTCCGAGGGTCGTGACCGGTGAATTCAAGATCAACTATCTGCGCCCGGCAGTGAAAGGCACGCTGATCGCGCGTGCGAGCGTCGTCTATGCGGGCAGACATCAGGCGACCTGCCAGTGCAGTGTGTTCGTGGTGGAAGGGAATCGCGAGAAGCTGGTCGCCGTTGCGCAGGGGACCGTGAACCGGATTGCAGAG
The genomic region above belongs to Paraburkholderia sp. HP33-1 and contains:
- a CDS encoding PaaI family thioesterase; amino-acid sequence: MTDLLDRARGALHAQPFSMLLGAELMHAGSDELTLCLPIRDELRQQHGFVHGGVISYLADNALTFAGAVSLGPRVVTGEFKINYLRPAVKGTLIARASVVYAGRHQATCQCSVFVVEGNREKLVAVAQGTVNRIAENGEQEAGG